The Cheilinus undulatus linkage group 21, ASM1832078v1, whole genome shotgun sequence region AAATgctctcctctttttctgtctttctttctcttttccataTATGCAGAAGTAGAGCTATAGATGCAGCCCTTGCCGAGACATGGGTGTGTGATTGGCCAGGGCATCGTCTGTCACACACCCACAGGGATGCAGAAATGAAAAACTCCACAGAAACGCAGGCAGCCAGAAACAGATTTTATAGAtgagtttgattttaaacttcAGATGAACAGAGAGCAGATGTAGACACTGTTGCAAAAAAGTTAGTATAGAGGACTTTTAGCCACATGTTAAAGCTCTTTATGTTTTCTCTTGAAAGAATAAGGttgattctagtaaaaatcaatcAGTTGGGAGGGGCATTGGGTCATTTCTTTGCAGGTGAACTCATGCACACTGATAAAATGTTGATTAATAGTATTAGTGGAACCTAGGTAGTGCCCTCATTCTTTTTCTCAGGcagtttttttcttacaaatgtgactaaagatctgcatttaaaaaaaaaaagattagtaCTTTTATTCCTCAGTGCCAATAACCGATAaagttccatccatccatcagtggCACAGACAGATTTTTTAGATGTGGCCCAACTGCTGCAATGATTTATGCTGGGGAGTGGCTGAAAGTGGCCTGCAATACAACCTGAAACAATTACAGTGTCAATCTTGCCTCTGACAAAGCAAATAGccaataatatattttttagggTAGCCAATCGGATGTCTAGTTTGGCCGTGGCCACCTCTGATTGAGCCCTCGCCATCCATCTGAGGGTTTCATACAACAACTGTGGGGGATTTCCATCAGACTTGGTAAGAATCTCTGCTCTGACTCATGGATGAGCAGAATCGATTTagaagtcaaaggtcaaggacTTCAGTTTCTAACCCTGCAGGGCAGATGGACTGTCCAGACTCtgatccatctcgcaaagctccagtctggaACAAGTTTGCCTTTCTTAAAATAGACCTGGACAAtcagtcagcatcatttgaagagaacaaggtggtagcaagggagggtttagttgtacttggacatggtagcaatggctgctgacAATGaagcagttagctcagatgacgctacagcagtggttctcaaatggtgtggctaGGCAGAGGCAAGTccaggtgtgccttgggataTTAGAACTTTATGACAAATAcagtaaccaggcctgcccattAGGGGGGACCTGGAATAGTTGGTGATTCGGCGATTCGATTCGGAAGATtctgattcgactatgaacctcatagtcaaatgttgttatgtaactaagtaagtaaatactgaatacttgcatattttgtgtaacctagaagatatgttgcgatAATGCGTTCATATAAACTAAAagctacatctactgtcctgcggtgctggggttgtttattgCTTCAgatggcaagcacatggctaattaagtATGCACATGTTaaagcaaatctatctctctaCACATGCTCAGTATTGCTGGGGACTATacagggaaagtgggaaagtttgaccagagctttctcgtcaagcagaattttaatctaaatgaggttttcctggttaaccaaaggcttaatatcatcagtggtatggagggattttatgtcttcgctgcgagtaatgaagaggctgaaacaaagggaattgTATAGCGGAACGtcgtaaacaccgatgcagcagcagaaagagagaggccTACACCGAGCAGATCCGACCCtcaaataaagttggattgtggtcaacacagaatcacatcgtgcagaacggcatggaccGCTTGGAGCTCATAACcaaggctctgtctctcttcagagaggttacggttatatcatcatgaggactgatattggCAGccgacggtaagactcatttttcattcgaaatgtagagttctaacgcaggatccagttaagagagcacttttgttatgtgtttggatgctttgttgttgtcagtggaggatggtatttggctgttgtaagctgcaaagttatgatagtAGCCAGTGTGCTAATAGGTTAacagtgctgatgtgaagctaactgttgttgtttctgtgtttaacGGGGGCGTATATTGACTGACTGcttgtgtaaggaaaagcgcgcagctttcattttgatactttaaaccactttcactaaaaaataagacagagatttatgcgttttgctgctgttaatgcagcaaaataatgttaaagcaaatgtccggaagttgttctaaatggccggaattcttgaggactgccggtcattttgaccgtGGACAAAAAAGTCAAGTGGAAACGCTGTTCGACTATTAGTCGATTAAAGGCAAAATCTGGCGAATCAGATTCAACTATGAAAATCCTTTGTCGAAAACACCTCtactgcccacagatctggctgggccctggaaaaacccagagaatgggccctcctcagtCCAGATTTATTGATATCGGTGTGTTAggtcagtagcattggtgctagcgtcctggctaacactGGTTTGGAactttttcccacatttaacccatttttgccacctttttgtcactttcaacccGTTTGTGCTGCTTTGAATCtcttgtttggccacttttgcaCGACCCATTTGTTGCCCCTTTCACAATTCAGTTCTCTCAGTGAAAGCTGTCTCAGTATCTTAtactttatttttcagcatATTTCTGCACATTGTGACTAGCTACAAAGtcaacattactttcctaatcatttagttcagtgtcTCCATCAACATTACCGATAAAAggataattctgttttaatggaattgcatttttaagaaggctatattgtaccaaagcataaataaataaaactaatttttgttgcttttataagagtggttattattcaggttaaaaacataacatggttatcacagcttaacttaacaatagaccatggttttgctgacctccatgatcccccagtgcAGTGGGactcagaaagctctctccttaTGACTGGCCTTGTCTGTGACATTATTAAAAGAGTCTGTTTTGAATCATTATGAATATGGTGTACCTTGAGATTTGGGTTTAACCTTAGGCGTGCCTTaggcaaaaaaaggttgaaaaccactgggctatagtatagcagcagtctTATcacaactggaccacatttctttatcaaaatgagcagaaagccacactgaaagcttctcttggcagagaagacacTGTTGTCCCATCTGGCCacggcatgagttttatctacCAACAAGATCCATCAATAATAAAGCACGGCAGTACCACTGAATGACCACCTTGCTGTACTGGACCACAGtgatgaagagggagctgagctggaggGCGGAGGTGGTTTGGGTATCCGATGAGgaatgcctcctggtcgccttcCTTTTGAGGTCTTCCTGGCACacccagctgggaggagacctcaggcaGACCCAGGATTCACTGGGGGGAATATATATCCTATTTGGCCTGGGAGAGTCTCAGAGTcgctcaggaggaactggaaaatttGCTGGGGAGAGTGATGACTGGGTTGACTTggttagcctgctgccactgagAACAGACCTCGGATAAGCAGAAtaagatgcatggatggatgaatttgaCCTTCATATACTTCATTTCGGCTCTGCAATTCAAAGTTTACCACACAACATGCCATTATGCCATTAAAGAAGTAGGATTTCTCCAAATCACACTACCAGAATAACCCCAGCCTTTCTTCCAGACCCAAAACTGAACTTTCATCATCCAGAGACTGTAAACCTCATGGAGTCACATAACCATCAGTCACACAGTCAGGAATTCTACTTCTTCTGTCTCTTGCTGCTctcttttcaaacttttctcatcgtcttgttttcttttatccTCTATTTGCTCTTCTTTATATGTATGGCACCAGGAAAAGTTGTCTTCTTGATTACAGGAGTGGATCTGCTGAAGAATTAAATGCTTAACTAAAATGAAGGGTTTCTTCACTCAGTAGGGTTCAAGTATCTTGTGTGTGCATCATATCTAAATTTGCATGCACTTGCATCTCAATCTCTTCTGATTTTACCCCTTTAATGCCCTTTTTCTGTGGTGCAATAaaagaaaagcattaaaaagacCATGTATCAGTAATATGGCTCAAGAATATTTGAACTGCAGTACCAGCTAGCAGCCTGTAGAGGTCAGAGTTTCACAGCACTCCTACTCTTGTTTTCTGTAGGTCATGAAGTGCACACAGCTGAGAAAGCACAGTCCAACATTCTGTGACATGATTTCAATGTAAAGGCTCTGTTTTTTATGATCAACCGCAGAGATTTGCTCCATAAAATCTGCATTTAGAAACTGAGCGTGTGTGAAGCATTCTCTGAGGGTTATTGGGGATGTTGGGAGATATTTTTACCAAACATGAGGGGTTGTTTTCCAATAAAACTTACATGGAGTAAacttaaacatgcatttaagtTTATTGAGGATGTTTTCATTATATTTGACTGTTTTAAGGCTTTACAGAGTTCTTTTGTGTTTCACTGGAAACAGCATTTATTCCCTGACACTTCCTGATACTGTACTATAAAAAGatcatgtttgcatgtttgatGATATGATATGTCCTCAAACCTTTTTCTCAAGCTTTCCTCGTTTCTTTCCCAGACTTGCTGTTTAGTCTCTGGACGGTCCTGTCGGTATCATACGGGCTGTAATTTCACCGTCTGGATCAGATCTGGTGCCTTGGCTCCTTTCAAAGACAAACTTGAAGGATTCAGCTTCAGGATGAGCTAAATTGTGCACATATGTGGCCTTTGGCAGTGGAGAAAAGGCCAATGGGACTGTCTCAGACTGTGTCTGACATCCTGTGCTGACCTgtttgtgagtctgtgtgtaGCTGTGaagacacacaaatgtttggTGCATAGCTCAAATTCTTCTCAAGATTACAAGAAACCAGATATTGACCAAACAGATCAAAATCAGGGTTGaatttttccttccttttatcCTTAATAAACCAAGACACATTTACCGAATCAGCGCATTAGCACAGAGGGTATTTTTAGGTCTTTTTCAGACATTCTAGAGATTTTTTGCattatgttttttcatttacacagcactgagtctgtgtgtataggtctcaatcagcctcacacatctggacactgaaattttactccatgcTTCTTTGccaaactgctcaaactctgaaAGGTTTCTTTAAACTATTTGTGTGTAGCTTTTCTGTATGCTTCAACtcattgttttaagaaaattaaTCAGCTCCCAAGCCGTGGTTCTCTcccagactgaataagattgtcctccagggtttGCCTGTATTTGGCTGTATTcattaccctctacctttacaagccctccagggccaactgctgagaagcatccccacagcatgatgctgcagcCACCATGCTCACGcttcatctcataattatgatgttTTACCTCAtggttatgactttttatcttaaaatgatgatttttatctcacaaataggatgttttatctcatagttatgacttttatcccataattatgattttttatctcataattgtgatgttttatctcatttttattactttttaccccataattatgacttttatctcataattagaacgtattatctcataattatgaagttttatctcattattatgtcCTTTATCtgaaaatcatgacttttatcccataattaggacgttttatctcacaattatgatgttttatcccattattttgacttttaactcataattatgacttttatttcagaattatgatttttttaatctcataattgtgctgttttatctcattattattaatttttatcccataattatgactttttatctcataattttgacttttatctgataatcatgacttttatcccataattagaacgttttatcccataattatgacgttttatctcattattatgactttcaactcataattatgactcttttttttaccataattctgactttttgtcacacaattttgatttttttaatctcattatttcaacatttatctcataattctgtcTTCTTATCTTGtaatttggaatttttatcccatgattctgacttttcatctcataatttcatctttttatctcataattctaaCTTAGGAttctttttgttgttctttgtcttttttttagaatagactaactttcacattttttctttttaagtggcagaaatgggcttttTCAAGTGCATcgccttggaaatatttttgtatccattccctgacttttTCTGTTCACTATCTTTTcccctgagttgcttggagtgttacttttgtgtaatggtagcaaggaatactgattcacccactgggccttccagacacaggtgtctttatactacaataagctgagacaaattcactgcactcaggtgattccaGTTTTACTAACTggtgaattaggtcagtcactctTATTTtgccttatatattttttatttaagtggcattactttgtataaatctgttttcacttcaacattaaagagttcaaagagtcaaaaaaagctaaattttattgattatgattgatttataaaaacaataaaagggtaCAGGCACTTTATATCATATTCAATGGATTATTAAGGGTTTTTCATTTAAGGGTTATTCAACTCTTTTTTGTCTCACAAGAGAACTTCACTGGacatttttgttaactttagAAAAGTCCAGACTGTCCTAAAATTTTCCAGAATTTTTCAGGCGTGCATCTGTGAGTACAGCCTTTGAATAAGCCAGATTGTGATGGTCTACAGCTTTCTCAAAAGTATATTTGCTTAAAACTTACGCCCACAAAAACAGTTATTTCCTAACAGATATGATTTGAAGAAATCCTTTCAtctctctttcatttttgaACAAAACTTGGACTATTACTGTGATTTTAACATCTGCTCTGCATTGCAAGCACGGATCCCTCTCATGCAATCATGCAGCAAACAAAAGACACAATCAGAATAAGGACAAACCCAACAAAGGGATTTTTATTCACTCAAAGCaagggaaacaaactgataaataaatgcTTAATACAAGATAGTGGATATTGAGTACAGACACTTCAAATAAAGCTCATAACTGCTGCGAAAGTGTGATATAGTGGATAAAAATTATCCTGAGAATACACAAGAGATGGGACATGAACGTTCTGGATGCTTCTTtatataaaatgtttcattCACACCCAGAAGCAGCCACAAAAACATCGACTCATAAAAATTATATgtggagaggatggatggatgtttgactGCTCAGTATCGACGGCTCACGGTCGGTCTCGCCGGCTGAACTCGGGCGCCGAAGAACCTCTGATAGGCCTGCTGGAAGCCGTGACGGTAGGCGTAGAAGCGACAGGGGGAGTAGTCCTCGCAGACCTCTGCACGCCGCTCTGCTGGAGACTTTATCGTCCTGTGGGTAGAAATGAAGATAGAGACAGTAATCAGAAACAGACAGGCTTTTTTATTCCCAGCTGCAGGCTCTGCTGATGTTTCCAGCACATCTTAATGTTTATAGTCTAATTAACTCTTTCTTATGAGCCTTAATGTGTGGGCATGTGTGCATTCTGTTGTGGTTTTACATATGTGCATGATAAAGGAAGGCTAATGTGCCGTGTGTGCACGTCTGTGGTGGTTGTACCTCATCATGTTGTAATAGTTGAAGTTGTTCCCTCTGGTGGGGACGTATACGTTGGGCCTCTGCGGCGTGATGAAGGAGTTGGCTCTGTTTGGCGGCACAAACAGATCTGGAACAACAAAACGTTACTAAACAAAAATCCCTTTCTGCAATCAGGGCGTGCACGGTGCAGCAGATGAGGTGAAGTTAAAGGGGTAGGGCAGGTTAATAAGGGTCAGATGAGGGTTTAATGTTAGAggtgcatgcatgtttttccaTGAACGAGAGTCGACTTTTAATCACCTTCAATGGATTCTGTGCTTTCATGAGACTCTACGGGAAAAACATGGAATCAGTTAATTATAATGATGAACCGCTGCGTCAACCGTGTGTGTTTCATAGAGATGTTGGGGTGGATTTGTACCATAGcagatgcagagagagacagcagcacAGACGGCCACAAACTGAAGCAGGCTCCTCATCCTGGGGCTTGTTTATCTGCCTGTCTGCAGGAGAAAAGCAAAACACTGTTTCAGTGAGTCCTGTCAGCgctgaagaaagaaaaagaaggttAAAAGAGCCAGAAAAAGTGGCGAAAACTGCTGGCAAACATGAAAGAACCACAAGCAGGGATAGACTGCTCAAAGGGGCTCAAAGTGTCTAAATCTGTCTGTGTGGTTTCATGCATATGAAGACTGAAACCAGAAATAATCTATAAGCAACTCCAAACATTCGTGCACGTAGAGGCATTGCTGCAGAATTTCCGCCGAACACAAGTTTAACGTATTCACGAGACAAGAGTGAAGATCCACGCTCAGATAAACAAGCATTCTACGGTCTTTTTAGTGCATCAGAGGCCAATTCGCAACCACCACTCAATATCTGAAACCTCAGTGTGAAAGAACAGCCATGAGAGAATAACTGTGGCTGAGAGAGCCGGCCAACCGACCGCTGACAGAGGCCAACAACAGTTTTCTAAGAAGAGGATTTCTACTTCAGGATCTGGGTAGTGTAAGTAGGTTTACATGAACAAGGAATTTTGGTAACACTTTACAACAGGGGACATGAAAACAGGCAATACTACTCAGTAAGAAACAAGTAACcagggaaaaaatgggtataaCTGCTAGTTAGCACTCCTTGCAAACcgcatgtgtcatgtccatgtcTTTCGTGCCCTGTTAGCATTCAAATGTCCTTTCTCTGGTGCTGCCATacagagtggtgcaggaatgagtcctaaaacacggaagtaagttagcattttagcacttccagtTCCTTTGTATAAAAGTCTGTGGAATTTTTGAAGGAGTTTTCGTAAAGGATtttgcctgaaataaggtctgtggtaaacacaagctcaagagagtttaatgttttatccttcaacataaaatacatcagaAACTTGCctcacctttgaattgtgtatcttttcacgtcttaatggaggcggttgctaaaagacagctaaaaAGGACTACAGCGTTTGTCGGGACTATATACATCATCCGAAGCGTGGCAACTGAGCCCGCCGCTCACTTGTATCTGCGGGTGATGAAGTTAAATTTAGTTgaccgtgttgtagttcaaCATAGCATaacgttagctttttactttgg contains the following coding sequences:
- the LOC121503708 gene encoding matrix Gla protein — encoded protein: MRSLLQFVAVCAAVSLCICYESHESTESIEDLFVPPNRANSFITPQRPNVYVPTRGNNFNYYNMMRTIKSPAERRAEVCEDYSPCRFYAYRHGFQQAYQRFFGARVQPARPTVSRRY